A region from the Curtobacterium sp. MCBA15_012 genome encodes:
- a CDS encoding helix-turn-helix domain-containing protein has product MPASARPEPSDLTKEVAAILKGLMVRRGVEQQKLAAAVGVSPAQMSRMLAGGKHWDIDQLFRATAFLGADFQAVVLDAEQTVAARTNVTPLTQDDDTADEDIDVDLDTEHLSRSDVALAAQRGRRKTDQPHAE; this is encoded by the coding sequence ATGCCAGCAAGTGCGCGCCCCGAGCCGTCCGACCTCACGAAGGAGGTTGCCGCGATCCTCAAGGGCCTCATGGTCCGCCGAGGAGTCGAGCAGCAGAAGCTCGCCGCCGCCGTCGGCGTCTCGCCCGCGCAGATGTCCCGCATGCTCGCCGGCGGGAAGCACTGGGACATCGATCAGCTGTTCCGCGCGACCGCGTTCCTTGGTGCCGACTTTCAGGCCGTCGTCCTCGACGCGGAACAGACCGTCGCCGCCCGCACGAATGTCACCCCCCTCACCCAGGATGACGACACCGCCGACGAGGACATCGACGTCGACCTCGACACCGAGCACCTCAGCCGCAGCGACGTCGCCCTCGCCGCACAGC
- a CDS encoding helix-turn-helix transcriptional regulator codes for MATTTPASRTVADEVLAHLGRTRQTRTWLTEKTGIPIATMSRRLNAQSAFTIDELVSIAQALEVPLGEILAPITSPAQAAVAA; via the coding sequence ATGGCAACCACGACACCGGCATCCCGGACGGTGGCAGACGAGGTGCTCGCCCACTTGGGCCGCACCCGTCAGACCCGGACCTGGCTGACCGAGAAGACCGGCATCCCGATCGCGACCATGTCGCGACGCCTCAACGCACAGTCTGCGTTCACGATCGATGAGCTCGTGAGCATTGCCCAGGCGTTGGAGGTTCCCCTAGGCGAGATCCTCGCCCCCATCACCAGCCCGGCGCAGGCGGCGGTCGCAGCATGA
- a CDS encoding AAA family ATPase yields MTTTNPAPLRVLNLVVENYKRLTAVEIKPEGDVVLIGGRNAQGKTSVLDAIYAVLKGGAAARETVQPIRDGQDTAVARLEIGDEQGTVAYVATRRWTKDDAGTLTVESSDHARFSSPQKLLDGMLGSITLDPLAFTRMDAKKQLATLIDALGDSLGFDPVKLDAERKGVYDRRTEVGRAVTRLEGQLGSFPSPDPTVPAEEVSAADLLAKVEAVSRQNRAIDTAIETARQARAEQERAADALVAAQNALTAATTRATETVTAARALGERDDPQPFLDQLAELDKVNERVRQQRDRAAVAEELSDRKREQAQHTLRLEEIDRQKADGIAAAKLPVPGLGFDADGVTLNGIPFSQASTAEQVRVSTALAMAGDPTIRVMRIDGGESLDSESLAIVEQLAAEKSYQVWISRVDESRSVGFTIEDGTVVA; encoded by the coding sequence ATGACCACCACGAACCCCGCCCCGCTGCGGGTGCTCAACCTCGTCGTCGAGAACTACAAGCGCCTCACCGCCGTCGAGATCAAGCCCGAGGGCGACGTCGTCCTCATCGGCGGCCGGAACGCGCAGGGCAAGACGTCCGTCCTCGACGCGATCTACGCCGTGCTCAAGGGCGGCGCCGCTGCCCGCGAGACGGTGCAGCCGATCCGCGACGGCCAGGACACCGCGGTCGCCCGGCTCGAGATCGGCGACGAGCAGGGCACCGTCGCCTACGTCGCCACCCGCCGGTGGACGAAGGACGACGCCGGCACCCTCACCGTCGAGTCGTCCGACCACGCGCGCTTCTCGTCGCCGCAGAAGCTCCTCGACGGGATGCTTGGCTCGATCACGCTCGACCCGCTCGCGTTCACCCGCATGGACGCGAAGAAGCAGCTCGCGACGCTCATCGACGCCCTCGGCGACTCGCTCGGGTTTGACCCCGTGAAGCTGGACGCCGAGCGGAAGGGCGTCTACGACCGCCGCACCGAGGTCGGGCGCGCCGTCACCCGCCTCGAGGGGCAGCTCGGCAGCTTCCCGTCGCCGGACCCGACGGTCCCCGCCGAGGAGGTGTCCGCCGCGGACCTGCTCGCGAAGGTTGAGGCCGTGTCGCGGCAGAACCGTGCGATCGACACGGCGATCGAGACCGCACGGCAGGCGCGTGCCGAGCAGGAGCGCGCAGCGGACGCGCTCGTCGCCGCGCAGAACGCCCTCACGGCTGCGACCACCCGCGCGACGGAGACGGTCACGGCGGCCCGGGCGCTCGGCGAGCGGGACGACCCGCAGCCGTTCCTCGATCAGCTAGCCGAGCTCGACAAGGTGAACGAGCGGGTGCGGCAGCAGCGCGACCGAGCCGCCGTCGCCGAGGAGCTGTCCGACCGGAAGCGGGAGCAGGCGCAGCACACGCTCCGTCTCGAGGAGATCGACCGGCAGAAGGCCGACGGCATCGCCGCCGCGAAGCTGCCCGTCCCCGGCCTCGGGTTCGACGCCGACGGCGTGACGCTCAACGGCATCCCGTTCTCGCAGGCGTCCACCGCCGAGCAGGTGCGGGTCTCGACCGCCCTCGCGATGGCCGGCGACCCGACGATCCGCGTGATGCGCATCGACGGCGGCGAGTCCCTCGACTCCGAGTCGCTCGCGATCGTCGAGCAGCTCGCCGCGGAGAAGTCGTACCAGGTGTGGATCTCCCGGGTCGACGAGTCGCGGTCGGTCGGCTTCACGATCGAGGACGGGACGGTCGTCGCATGA
- a CDS encoding DUF2303 family protein — translation MTDYTDTPEAAVVADLARQAAGAETLDPGAVLAVPGRDGSLQVVDTDAYADSPRHITAARVVGDAESFVRYVEKHVIDGHTEVYADTPTSNVIAVLDSHDASQGGWQKHTARLELRHTKSWEAWTKVDGKLLEQTEFAEFIEQQALDVRKPDTAVLIELAQSFQAKTSVDFEGGERLDSGQVRLNYKETVSARAGQKGHIEIPTELELLLRPYIGGPVYLVVARFRYRLRGSQLGLGIVLQRPQEILDAAFADIVTEIRDGKTVTKDGETTQVHDGIPASVPVFSGRP, via the coding sequence ATGACCGACTACACCGACACCCCCGAGGCCGCCGTCGTCGCGGACCTCGCCCGCCAGGCCGCCGGCGCGGAGACCCTCGACCCCGGCGCGGTCCTCGCCGTTCCGGGTCGCGACGGCAGCCTGCAGGTCGTCGACACCGACGCCTACGCCGACTCGCCCCGGCACATCACCGCGGCTCGCGTCGTCGGCGACGCCGAGTCGTTCGTCCGGTACGTCGAGAAGCACGTCATCGACGGGCACACCGAGGTCTACGCCGACACCCCGACGTCGAACGTCATCGCCGTGCTCGACTCCCACGACGCATCGCAGGGCGGATGGCAGAAGCACACCGCGCGCCTCGAGCTGCGGCACACGAAGTCGTGGGAGGCGTGGACGAAGGTCGACGGGAAGCTGCTCGAGCAGACCGAGTTCGCCGAGTTCATCGAGCAGCAGGCCCTCGACGTCCGGAAGCCAGACACCGCGGTCCTCATCGAGCTCGCGCAGTCGTTCCAGGCGAAGACGTCCGTCGACTTCGAGGGCGGCGAGCGGCTCGACTCCGGGCAGGTGCGGCTCAACTACAAGGAGACCGTCTCCGCGCGCGCCGGCCAGAAGGGGCACATCGAGATCCCGACGGAGCTCGAGCTGCTGCTCCGCCCGTACATCGGCGGCCCCGTGTACCTCGTCGTCGCGCGGTTCCGGTACCGGCTCCGCGGGTCGCAGCTCGGTCTCGGGATCGTCCTGCAGCGCCCGCAGGAGATCCTCGACGCCGCGTTCGCCGACATCGTCACCGAGATCCGCGACGGGAAGACCGTCACGAAGGACGGCGAGACGACCCAGGTGCACGACGGCATCCCCGCGAGCGTGCCGGTCTTCTCCGGCCGCCCGTAG
- a CDS encoding HNH endonuclease signature motif containing protein — MIGPKVDRASEAEEQRAYEVVTERDEQQCQRCWRGGVAQRDHRKNRSQGGRTAASNLHLLCPECHLWKTDHPVEAARDGWGVPGWADPAEFPARRWLRTAVGTLRQAWVLYDDAGTWTEISAEQALRRMEGGAR; from the coding sequence GTGATTGGGCCGAAGGTCGACCGCGCGTCGGAGGCAGAGGAGCAGCGCGCCTACGAGGTCGTGACCGAGCGCGACGAGCAGCAGTGCCAGCGGTGCTGGCGCGGCGGCGTCGCGCAGCGGGACCACCGGAAGAACCGCTCGCAGGGCGGCCGGACGGCGGCGTCGAACCTGCACCTGTTGTGTCCCGAGTGCCACCTCTGGAAGACGGACCACCCCGTCGAAGCGGCACGCGACGGCTGGGGGGTGCCGGGCTGGGCTGATCCGGCCGAGTTCCCCGCCCGCCGGTGGCTGCGGACGGCCGTCGGGACGCTCCGGCAGGCGTGGGTCCTCTACGACGACGCCGGCACGTGGACCGAGATCAGCGCCGAGCAGGCGCTCCGACGAATGGAAGGAGGTGCGAGGTGA
- a CDS encoding single-stranded DNA-binding protein yields the protein MAGETVITVVGNLTADPELRYTQNGLAVVNFTIASTPRTLNRQTNEWVDGDALFLRASAWREFAEHIAGSLTKGARVIAQGRLRQRSYQDRDGQQRTSIELEVDEIGPSLRYATAQVVRAARGGNGGATGGGQQPGAHYGQQVDHSATGHAYQGNAWPADQAGQQGGAQGQDVWTGQQSFDDETPF from the coding sequence ATGGCCGGGGAGACCGTCATCACCGTCGTCGGCAACCTCACCGCCGACCCCGAGCTGCGGTACACGCAGAACGGGCTCGCGGTCGTGAACTTCACGATCGCGAGCACCCCGCGGACGCTGAACCGGCAGACGAACGAGTGGGTCGACGGCGATGCGCTGTTCCTCCGCGCGTCCGCCTGGCGGGAGTTTGCCGAGCACATCGCCGGCAGCCTCACGAAGGGCGCTCGCGTCATCGCGCAGGGGCGGCTCCGGCAGCGGAGCTACCAGGACCGTGACGGGCAGCAGCGCACGAGCATCGAGCTCGAGGTCGACGAGATCGGCCCGTCGCTTCGCTACGCGACCGCGCAGGTCGTCCGGGCGGCGCGCGGCGGGAACGGCGGCGCGACCGGAGGCGGCCAGCAGCCCGGGGCGCACTACGGGCAGCAGGTCGACCACTCGGCCACGGGCCACGCGTACCAGGGCAACGCCTGGCCCGCGGACCAGGCGGGCCAGCAAGGCGGTGCTCAGGGGCAGGACGTGTGGACCGGGCAGCAGTCCTTCGACGACGAGACGCCGTTCTGA
- a CDS encoding PBSX family phage terminase large subunit — protein sequence MSAPALSPKQVWSITASTTRKLALWVGAVSGGKTIASLFALLFAIRAVRGVGLIVIIGKTLQTIERNIIEPLQDPNLFGALAAQTVHTRGSSTATILGREVHLVGANDVRAEEKIRGGTIEVAYVDEATLLPVGFWEMLLTRLRTPYSRLLATTNPGSFNHWLRQQYILMAEAKNLIVFHFTMDDNPSLTDEYVRDMKASFTGIFYDRFIRGLWTNAEGAIFDMWDPRKHQVAWDTLPTMWKLLAVGIDYGTTNPTSAILLGIALHTDAHGRHHPKLYAIDEWRYESKEAQQKLTDAQLSQEIRAWLGQPHLPPDQPRLQPDYVILDPSAASFRVQLHQDGVLSTQADNDVLDGIRTVASLLSSGNLLVSDRCTGWIKEVTEYVWDAKAAEAGEDKPVKANDHSQDALRYAIKTTENIWRSHVKLAA from the coding sequence GTGTCCGCCCCGGCGCTCTCCCCGAAGCAGGTCTGGTCGATCACCGCCTCCACGACCCGGAAGCTGGCCCTCTGGGTCGGCGCCGTGTCCGGCGGGAAGACCATCGCGTCCCTGTTCGCCCTGCTGTTCGCGATCCGCGCCGTCCGCGGCGTCGGCCTCATCGTCATCATCGGCAAGACGCTGCAGACGATCGAACGCAACATCATCGAGCCGCTGCAGGACCCGAACCTGTTCGGTGCTCTCGCCGCTCAGACCGTGCACACCCGCGGCTCGTCGACGGCGACGATCCTCGGCCGTGAGGTGCACCTCGTCGGTGCGAACGACGTCCGCGCTGAGGAGAAGATCCGAGGCGGCACGATCGAGGTCGCGTACGTCGACGAGGCGACGCTGCTGCCCGTCGGGTTCTGGGAGATGCTCCTCACCCGCCTCCGGACGCCGTACTCGCGGCTCCTCGCGACGACGAACCCGGGCTCGTTCAACCACTGGCTCCGGCAGCAGTACATCCTCATGGCCGAGGCGAAGAACCTGATCGTCTTCCACTTCACGATGGACGACAACCCGTCGCTCACCGACGAGTACGTCCGCGACATGAAGGCCTCGTTTACCGGGATCTTCTACGACCGCTTCATCCGCGGCCTGTGGACGAACGCCGAGGGCGCGATCTTCGACATGTGGGACCCGAGGAAGCACCAGGTCGCGTGGGACACGCTCCCGACGATGTGGAAGCTGCTCGCCGTCGGCATCGACTACGGCACCACGAACCCGACCAGCGCGATCCTCCTCGGCATCGCCCTGCACACCGACGCGCACGGGCGACACCACCCGAAGCTGTACGCCATCGACGAGTGGCGGTACGAGTCGAAGGAAGCGCAGCAGAAGCTCACCGACGCGCAGCTCTCACAGGAGATCCGCGCGTGGCTCGGGCAACCGCACCTCCCCCCGGACCAGCCCCGCCTGCAGCCCGACTACGTCATCCTCGACCCGTCGGCCGCGTCGTTCCGGGTGCAGCTCCACCAGGACGGCGTCCTCTCCACCCAGGCCGACAACGACGTCCTCGACGGCATCCGCACCGTCGCGTCGCTGCTGTCCTCCGGCAACCTCCTCGTCTCCGACCGGTGCACCGGCTGGATCAAGGAGGTCACCGAGTACGTCTGGGACGCCAAGGCCGCCGAGGCCGGCGAGGACAAGCCCGTCAAGGCCAACGACCACTCGCAGGACGCCCTCCGCTACGCGATCAAGACCACCGAGAACATCTGGCGCAGCCACGTGAAGCTCGCCGCCTGA